The Macaca fascicularis isolate 582-1 chromosome 1, T2T-MFA8v1.1 genome includes a window with the following:
- the LOC102134614 gene encoding late cornified envelope protein 2A: MSCQQNQQQCQPPSKCPPKCPLKCPPKCPPQCPAPCPPPVSSCCGSSSGGCWSSGGGSCCLSHHRPCLFHRHRHQSPDCCECEPSGGSSCCHSSGGCC; this comes from the coding sequence ATGTCCTGCCAGCAAAACCAGCAGCAGTGCCAGCCCCCTTCCAAGTGCCCCCCAAAATGCCCACTCAAGTGTCCTCCAAAGTGCCCACCCCAGTGCCCAGCCCCATGCCCACCTCCAGTCTCTTCCTGCTGCGGCTCCAGCTCTGGGGGCTGCTGGAGCTCTGGGGGTGGCAGTTGCTGTCTGAGCCACCACAGGCCCTGTCTCTTCCACCGGCACCGGCACCAGAGCCCAGACTGCTGTGAGTGTGAACCCTCTGGGGGCTCTAGCTGCTGCCACAgctctgggggctgctgctga